Proteins from one Embleya scabrispora genomic window:
- a CDS encoding FkbM family methyltransferase, with product MPAFTLARLLRAYVRHAPGTIVKGPLVDRFLDDHLRTHPLHTTARLRSGDLVTVTTSDVIQRYQYLFGEWEPNLSAFLRDRLRPGDTFVDVGAHRGVFSLLASHAVGPTGRVVAIEPTPQFHDDLTTAATTNHRTNIRTVRSAASDTIGTLVLYLEDPANLGHTTAIRPRHVHTTFKVPTARLPELLSQAELSTARVIKIDVEGAEAAAVRGLLPALPYLREDAELVVEVTPRFLAKQGESTAGIIDNLREHGFHAYTLTNDYDPATYPRAIRRPQAPVRCIGTPEHMTDMVFSRTDADRLAPGR from the coding sequence GTGCCCGCCTTCACCCTCGCTCGCCTGTTGCGGGCCTACGTCCGCCACGCGCCCGGAACAATCGTCAAGGGTCCGCTCGTCGACCGCTTCCTCGACGATCACCTTCGAACCCATCCCCTCCACACCACTGCCCGGTTGCGCTCGGGTGACCTGGTCACCGTCACCACGAGCGACGTCATTCAGCGCTACCAGTACCTCTTCGGTGAGTGGGAGCCGAACCTGAGCGCCTTCCTGCGCGACCGCCTGCGGCCGGGGGATACCTTCGTCGACGTCGGTGCCCACCGTGGCGTGTTCAGCCTCCTGGCCTCCCACGCGGTCGGACCTACCGGCCGCGTCGTCGCCATCGAGCCCACCCCGCAGTTCCACGACGACCTCACCACCGCGGCCACCACCAACCACCGCACCAACATCCGCACCGTCCGTTCGGCCGCCTCCGACACCATCGGCACGCTGGTCCTCTACCTGGAGGATCCGGCCAACCTCGGCCACACCACCGCCATCCGACCCCGCCACGTCCACACGACCTTCAAGGTGCCGACCGCGCGGCTCCCGGAACTGCTCAGCCAGGCCGAGCTCTCCACCGCCCGCGTCATCAAGATCGACGTCGAGGGCGCCGAGGCGGCGGCGGTCAGGGGACTGCTGCCCGCGCTCCCGTACCTGCGCGAGGACGCGGAACTGGTCGTGGAAGTCACCCCCAGGTTCCTGGCCAAGCAGGGCGAGAGCACCGCTGGCATCATCGACAACCTGCGCGAGCACGGCTTCCACGCCTACACGCTCACCAACGACTACGACCCTGCCACCTACCCCCGGGCCATACGCCGACCACAGGCGCCCGTCAGGTGCATCGGAACCCCGGAACATATGACCGACATGGTCTTCTCCCGTACCGACGCCGACCGCCTCGCACCCGGACGCTGA
- a CDS encoding NUDIX domain-containing protein — protein MTNGSMMNSRNSVCVIVHDKDTDRIAAVHYAARNWSPQPAWTVPGGKAEPGEALDVAAVRELEEETGLLVDPADLVLVHVIHVEQGWDQAGQFILFVFAADTWAGELTNTEPDKHLAAQWVTADRLPEPAFPTSAQALVAYHGGGPSFSRYGWSVSH, from the coding sequence GTGACGAACGGCAGCATGATGAACAGCCGCAACTCGGTCTGCGTGATCGTCCATGACAAGGACACCGACAGGATCGCCGCCGTGCACTACGCCGCCCGAAACTGGTCCCCGCAGCCGGCGTGGACCGTCCCGGGCGGCAAGGCCGAGCCCGGCGAAGCCCTCGACGTGGCCGCCGTTCGCGAACTCGAAGAGGAGACCGGCCTGCTCGTCGATCCGGCAGATCTCGTACTCGTCCACGTGATCCACGTCGAGCAAGGCTGGGACCAGGCCGGGCAGTTCATCCTGTTTGTCTTCGCCGCCGACACGTGGGCCGGTGAACTGACCAACACCGAGCCGGACAAGCACCTGGCTGCCCAGTGGGTCACTGCGGACCGGCTACCGGAGCCCGCGTTCCCGACCTCCGCGCAGGCGCTGGTCGCCTACCACGGCGGAGGTCCCTCCTTCTCCCGCTACGGATGGTCGGTCTCGCACTGA
- a CDS encoding relaxase/mobilization nuclease domain-containing protein: MYPRVHKRHSRVVGLLHYLYGPGKTAEAHTDPHIVASFDDFTPDPGRDPTVTPGRLARILDVPVKQAGDRAPNRHVWHLSIRAAPEDRHLTDDEWAHIARRVLAATGIDPHGDQNGCRWVAVRHADDHIHIAATLVNADLTPVHPYRDGTKAQTECRRIEKELGLRRIAPGDGTAAKPATAPEVHKAQRAQRTTTPRDELRTRVRTAIAYAADPPTFLRALRDLGVDVHTREGPSGDTLGYKVALPGDTNASGEQIWFAGRTLAPDLSWPRILERLTTPTRRAEAPAGRPDLAATDPWDRTAAHLDQLAPFLQETDGTGTSGSRVPDPVVAGHIAAVGHLLDALPPATAPIAGTDRRALAAAAKAYERASRSRIKAAHRQADALRSTVRELAHHATGTGDGALADIVASSILVVVAISRWYAARDLGQQARAAARTAEHLRAAYRTIAPPALARLTPDSPSPDTTARYADHARTVLGPRADTITTDPAWPALTAALHHAAGQGHPPLQLLHQAVAQRELDTADNPTEVLTWRIQRLARQIPYNPRTAAARTRTSRHTRPATTTPPALTRATARDTTHHSR; the protein is encoded by the coding sequence ATGTACCCGCGCGTGCACAAGCGTCACAGCCGCGTCGTCGGTCTGCTCCACTACCTGTACGGGCCGGGCAAGACCGCCGAGGCGCACACCGACCCGCACATCGTCGCCTCCTTCGACGACTTCACCCCGGACCCCGGACGCGACCCCACCGTGACCCCGGGCCGACTCGCCAGGATCCTCGACGTGCCCGTCAAGCAGGCCGGCGACCGCGCGCCGAACCGGCACGTGTGGCACCTGTCGATCCGCGCCGCCCCCGAGGACCGCCACCTCACCGACGACGAATGGGCCCACATCGCACGCCGCGTCCTGGCCGCCACCGGCATCGACCCCCACGGCGACCAGAACGGCTGCCGCTGGGTCGCCGTACGCCACGCCGACGACCACATCCACATCGCCGCCACCCTCGTCAACGCCGACCTCACCCCCGTCCACCCCTACCGCGACGGCACCAAGGCCCAGACCGAATGCCGCCGCATCGAGAAGGAACTCGGCCTACGACGCATCGCACCCGGCGACGGCACCGCAGCCAAACCCGCCACCGCCCCGGAGGTCCACAAGGCCCAACGCGCCCAACGCACCACCACACCCCGCGACGAACTCCGCACCCGGGTACGCACCGCCATCGCCTACGCCGCCGACCCGCCCACGTTCCTGCGAGCCCTCCGCGACCTCGGAGTGGACGTGCACACCAGGGAAGGCCCCTCCGGCGACACCCTCGGCTACAAGGTCGCCCTCCCCGGCGACACCAACGCGTCCGGCGAACAAATCTGGTTCGCCGGACGCACCCTCGCACCCGACCTGTCCTGGCCCCGCATCCTCGAACGCCTCACCACACCCACCCGCAGAGCGGAAGCCCCCGCCGGACGACCCGACCTCGCCGCCACCGACCCGTGGGATCGCACAGCCGCCCATCTCGACCAACTCGCCCCGTTCCTACAGGAGACCGACGGCACGGGCACGAGCGGAAGCCGCGTCCCAGATCCCGTCGTCGCCGGGCACATCGCCGCCGTCGGGCACCTCCTCGACGCCCTGCCCCCGGCCACCGCGCCGATCGCCGGCACGGACCGCCGCGCCCTGGCCGCCGCGGCCAAGGCATACGAACGAGCGTCCCGCTCCCGCATCAAGGCCGCCCACCGCCAGGCCGACGCGCTGCGCTCCACCGTGCGCGAACTCGCCCACCACGCAACCGGAACCGGCGACGGAGCCCTCGCCGACATCGTCGCCTCGTCGATCCTGGTCGTCGTCGCGATCAGCCGCTGGTACGCCGCCCGCGACCTCGGCCAACAGGCCCGCGCCGCCGCACGGACGGCCGAGCATCTGCGCGCCGCGTACCGAACCATCGCCCCACCGGCACTCGCCCGCCTCACCCCGGACAGCCCCAGCCCCGACACCACCGCGCGATACGCCGACCACGCGCGCACCGTCCTCGGGCCCCGCGCCGACACCATCACCACCGACCCCGCCTGGCCCGCCCTCACTGCCGCACTCCACCACGCCGCCGGCCAAGGCCACCCACCCCTACAACTCCTCCACCAGGCCGTCGCCCAACGCGAACTCGACACCGCCGACAACCCCACCGAAGTCCTCACCTGGCGCATCCAACGCCTCGCCCGCCAAATCCCCTACAACCCCCGCACCGCCGCTGCCCGCACTCGAACCAGCCGCCACACCCGCCCGGCCACAACGACCCCGCCGGCCCTCACACGGGCAACCGCCCGGGACACCACACATCACTCACGCTGA
- a CDS encoding MobC family plasmid mobilization relaxosome protein, with protein sequence MSDELPFSTRQVPPRRGEQGGVPEAPGGLSGTVAPPEGRGDAVRSSHEGARGPDGNSPPGVVEGEAAGARRGRTARKAPPRPARRLPDTQTRTGAGNRRELTMKARVHPDEKRRIEDAAARANMRPSGFLAEAALAAAAGEDFTRDTQLHDTGLQVSAARTEVGRVGTNLNQIARALNIDRLAGKPTDDDLLAHLRTVLTEVSGSLQRLDLAVEDMVERGR encoded by the coding sequence GCGAGCAAGGTGGTGTTCCGGAGGCCCCAGGGGGCCTTTCCGGAACAGTGGCCCCGCCCGAGGGGCGGGGCGACGCCGTCCGGTCTTCGCACGAGGGCGCGCGAGGACCGGACGGGAACTCGCCGCCGGGGGTCGTCGAGGGGGAAGCCGCCGGCGCACGGCGGGGCCGGACCGCCCGCAAAGCACCGCCACGCCCCGCCCGACGCCTGCCCGACACCCAGACCCGCACCGGCGCCGGCAACCGGCGCGAACTCACCATGAAGGCCCGGGTCCACCCGGACGAGAAACGACGCATCGAGGACGCCGCCGCACGGGCGAACATGCGCCCCTCCGGGTTCCTCGCCGAGGCCGCCCTCGCCGCCGCGGCCGGTGAGGACTTCACCCGCGACACCCAACTCCACGACACCGGCCTGCAGGTGTCCGCCGCGCGGACCGAGGTGGGCCGGGTGGGCACCAACCTCAACCAGATCGCCCGGGCCCTGAACATCGACCGTCTCGCCGGCAAACCCACCGACGACGACCTGCTCGCCCACCTGCGGACCGTCCTGACCGAGGTGTCCGGGTCGCTCCAACGACTCGACCTCGCGGTCGAGGACATGGTCGAACGAGGGCGCTGA